GATCGACCACAATCTCGACCCCCACGATTCCTTTGAGCATGGTGGCGATGAACTCCCCGGGCGCGTCGGAAACATGCCACGGGGCCGTCCGCCGGCTTTCCTGGCTGTCGGTGAGGGCTTCCACCTGCCCGCGCAGCCAGGAGGGCTCATCGATGACCCGCGCCCGGCCGCGCGCCTGGACCACGGCGTAGTTCCAGGTCGGGACCACTTTCCCGTGCTCGGCCTTGGAAGGATACCACGACGGAGTGATGGGGGCGTGCGGGCCCTGGAAAACCACCAGGGCCTCGCATCCCTCGCGCAGGGCGTTCACCTGGTCGTTGGCTTTCGCGATATGGGCGCGTAGGGTGCCCTTGGCCCCGTCCACGGCGACGAGGAAGGGTGCCAGGTTCGCCAAAAGGCCGCCGGAACCGGCGGTGACGAGAGTGGCCAGGGGATGGGCGCGCATCAGGGCGTGCAGCACTTCCAGACGGTCTTCACGAAAGATTTCCGGCAGATACATGAGCCCTCCGAGACGCGCGGTTCAAAATTCCGGTTCGCACGGGAAAAGGCTGCCGGGGTCGGTTCCCCGCCCCGGCAGCCTCGCGATGTGTCCGTGCCCGGTTACGGGCGGGCGGCCAGGATATCCGGCGACACTTCCCTGACGCTGGCGGTGCCGGTGAGCAGCATCGCCGACACCAGCTCGCCCTGCATCTTGCCGAGCCAGGCGGCCACGCCCTCCACGCCGCCTCCGAAGGCGGCCACGGCCATGGGGCGTCCCACCAGGGCGGAGTCGGCTCCCAGGGCCAGGAGCTTCAGCACGTCGGCGCCGGTGCGCACCCCGCCGTCGGCCAGGATCACGGCCCGGCCCTTCACCTTGGCGGCGATGGCGGGCAGCACTTCGGCCGCCCCGGGGGTGTGGTCGAGCACGCGTCCTCCGTGGTTGGAGACCACGATGGCGGCGGCTCCGGCGCTGACGGCCAGTTGGGCCTCGTCGGGGGTCATGACGCCCTTGACGATGAAGGGCAGGTTTGTGGAGGCGGCCAGTTCCTTGAGCTCCACGAAGGTCTTGGGACCGACGGGCTGGCCCTTGAGGGCCATGGTGATCAGTCCGGCTCCGTCGATGTCCATGCCCACGGCCACGGCCTTGGCTTCCTCGGCGTCGCGGATGAGGGAGAGCACGGCGTCCTGGGCGCGGGGCTTGATGAAGGGCACGCCGTGGCCGTTGTGGGCGGCGATGGCCTTGATTCCTCCGGCGTACATGGCTGGGTCGGCTCCGTCGCCGCACATGCCCATGGTTCCGGCGGCCTCGCAGCCGGCGATGATGATTTCGCTGTAGACGTCCTCGGCGAGCCTGCCGCCCATGTTGTAGACCACGCCGGTCATGGGCGCGGCCAGGATGGGCATGGAGAGGGTCTTGCCGAAGAGGCTGACGGTGGTGTCGGCCTCCTTGACGCCGTGGATGGTGCGCATGTTGAGCCGCCAGGCCTTGAGGGCCTCAAGGTTGGCGAAGAAGGCCGAGCCGGAGCCCGCCCCGCCCATGCCGGGCACTTCTCCGGCGCAGGCGCGTCCGTCGCAGACCGGGCACACCCGGCAGTATCCTTTCATCTCTTCCCGGGCCTTCTTGCGAAGAGCGGCCATATCCATAATTCGTAGCCTCCGTTCTTGGCGGTTGAGTCGTTGGGATCTAGTGCATCGGGACGTCGGCGGCGGGCTTGGCGGCTCGCCGCAGGATGAGCACGCCGGGGATGCAGATGATGCTGATTATCCCCAACAGCCGGAAGTTGTCGATATAGGCCATGAGGGCGGCCTGCTGCCCCAGGAGGCCCTGGAGCACGCCCAGGGCCTTGGCCTTGGCCAGCACGGGGTCGCAGCTCTGGGCCATGAAGGCGGTTATGCTGTGCAGGTACTGCTGGAAGACGGGGTTCGTGGGGGCCATGTTGGCGCACAGGATGTTCTGGTGGGTCTGGGCGTCCCGGGAGATCATGGTGGTGACGATGGAGATGCCCACGCCGCCGCCGATGTTGCGCATGAGGTTGAAGATGCCCGAGGCGTTGCCCATCTGCTCCACGGGGAGCCCGCCCATGGCCGTGGTGGTCAGGGGCACGAAGATGAGCCCCAGCGAGAGGCCCATGATGACGTTGGGCCAGGCGATATGGGCGGAGGTGATGTCCAGGTTGATGCCCGCGAAGTGCAGCGACGTGGCCGCCAGGATGGTGAAGCCGATGCCGATGAGGATGCGGCTGTCCACCTTGCCGATCAACTTGCCCACGATCATCATGGAGATGATGGCCCCGATGCCGCGCGGGCTGAGCGCCAGGCCGCTGTCCAGGGCGGAGTAGCCCATGAGGCCCTGGAGGAAGAGCGGCTGCAGGGTGATGGTGGCGTAGAGCACCATGCCCAAGAGGGTCATCATGGCCGTGCCCGTGGCGAAGTTGGCGTTTTTGAACACGCGCAGGTTGACGATGGGGTGCTCGGCCTTGAGCTCCCAGACGATGAAGGCCAGCATGGATACGGCCGAGAGCACCGAGAACCAGAGGATCCAGGGGGCCTCGAACCAGTCCTCGCGCTGGCCCTTGTCCAGCACGATCTGGAGGGTGGTCAGCCACACGGCCATGATGGCGAAGCCGATGTAATCCACGCTGGCCATGCGCTTGCGGGCCTCGGCCAGGTACGGGGGGTCTTCCACGAAGGTCTGGCACATAAGGTAGGCCAGCACGCCCACGGGCAGGTTGATGTAGAACATCCAGCGCCAGGAGTAGTTGTCCGTGACCCAGCCGCCGAGCGTGGGCCCGATGACCGGCGCCACGACGACGCCCAGGCCGAAGATGGCCATGGCCACGCCGCGCTTCTCGGGCGGGGCGCTCTCCATGAGGATGGACTGGGACAGCGGCTGCAGCGCTCCGCCAGCCGCGCCCTGGAGGATGCGGGCAAGGATCAGCATGGGCATGCTGGTGGCGGCTCCGCACATGGCCGAGGCCATGGTGAAGAGCACCACGCAGGTCAAGAGGAAGCGTTTGCGGCCCATGCGCACGGAAAGCCATCCGGTCATGGGCAGCACGATGGCGTTGGACACCAGGTAGCTGGTGAGCACCCAGGTGGCCTCGTCCTCGCTGGCCGAGAGGTTTCCGGCCATGTGGGGCAGGGCCACGTTGGCCATGGTCGTATCCAGCACCTCCATGATCGTGGGCAGCATCACCGACATGGCGATGACCCACAGGTTCACGGAAGGGCGCCAGGGTTGCGCGGTCTGGCTCATGGCGTCACCGCACTTTGACCTTGGGGACCACGGACATGCCGGGGGCCAGGTGCATGCCGGCTTCGGCGGAGGCCAGGTCGAAGACGATCTTCACGGGCACGCGCTGTACCACCTTCACGTAGTTGCCCGTGGCGTTCTGGGGCGGCAGCAGGCTGAAGGCCGCGCCGGTGCCGGCCTGGATGCTGTCCACGTGGCCCTTGAAGGCGTGGCCGGGGTAGGCGTCCACCACCAGGTCCACGATTTGTCCGGGCAGCATGCCGCTCAGCTGCGTCTCCTTGAAGTTGGCCACCACCCAGATGTCGTCCTGCACCACGGAGAGGACGGACTGTCCCACCTGCACGTAGTCGCCGGGTTCCACGGCCTTCTTGGTGACGCGTCCGCCCACCACGGAGGTGATCTCGCAGTAGGCCAGGTCGAGCTTGGCCTGCTCCACGGCGGCCTTGTTCTTTTCCACGCCCGCCTGGGAGGTCTGGATCTGGGTGGCCGCCAGGGCGGCCTGGGCCTCGGCCGCGGCCACGCGCTTGCGCGAGGACTGCAAGGAGGCGGAGGTGGTGCGCGACAGGGTGTCGGCGTTGTCGCGGGCCTGCTGGGACACGGCTCCGGTGTGCACGAGCTGGTTGTAGCGGGCCAGGTCGGTGGCCGCGTTGCCCGCCTGGGCCTGGGCGGAGGCTTCGTCGGCCTTGGCCTGGTCGGCTGCGGCCAGGGCGACCTGGTGCTGGGAGCGGGCCTCCTGGAGCTTCTGCTCGGCCTCGTTCAGGTTGGCAAGGGCCTGATCCAGCTTCACCTGGAAGGTGGCCTTGTCCAGCTTGATGAGCACGTCGCCAGGGGCCACGCGCCGGTTGTCCTCCACGAGGACCGTAAGCACCCGCCCGGCCACCTGAGGGGCCACGGAGGTGACGTGCCCGGCGATGAACGCGTCGTCGGTGGTTTCGAAGGCCCGTGCCTGCCACCACCAGAACCCGGCGACCGCCAGGGCTGCCAGGGCCAGGATCGCGGCCACGGCGGCCGCCGGCTTGCGGGGTTTGCGGGCGGCGCCGCCGTTGCGGGGATTCACTGCCGAGCTGCGTACTTCTTCCTTCACTTCGGGATCTCCTCGGCGCATTGCCCGGCATCGAGCCGGACTTTCGATAAGAGGGTGATGAGCGTTCTGAGTTCGTCCTGGGTGAGCCCGGACATGACGTCGGACTGGGCCAGGAACAGGTCCGGCAAAACGTTGTCGAGCACCTTCTGGCCTTCCTGCGTCAGCCCGATGCGCACCACGCGGCGGTCCTCGGGGGACTCCTCCCGCCTGACCAGCCCGTCGCGGACCATGCCCGAGAGCACGGCCGAGACCGTGGGGGTGGTGACGCCGGCCATCTCGGCCAGCTTGCACACGGGCACGGGCTCGTTTTCGCGGCTCAAGAGGCACAGGATCATGAACCGGCCGTATGACAGCCCCAGCTTGCCGAGCCTGCGCTCGGCGTTGTGGTGCAGGATGGTGCCGGTGCGCAACACGTGCAGGTATGCTTCCGTCACCAGGAGGTCCATGGTGGGGTAGCGGGCGGCCTTTTCAAGCAGGGTCTGGTAACTGGGCAATTCCTTGAGAATCATGGTGAGCCTCCAAACGTTAGCTGGCAAATAATTAGACGCCTAATGGCTGTCAAGTGGAAATCCTGCATACTTGTCGAGACCGGATGCGGACAAGGTTACGGGGGCATCGGAAATATCCAAAAACACGCGCAGGAGCGGCTGCGCCGGAGCACGACCGGGCATTGGCCGCGACGCCGCGCGCAAAGGGAAGGGGGGCGGATTCGTTCCGCCGCGTCCGGCGGGATTGGATGAAATGCCTGCAGGGCCCAGGCAACAGCCGGGCGAAGAGGGCTAGAAGCCGAGTTCCAGGGGGGGGTTCACCAGCGCGCCGGGAACTTCCCCGGCCTTGGGCACCGGCGCGGGCTGAACCCGCACCTTGCGGCCCTCCAGGCGCAGACGGTCGGTGGCCAGCCACTGCACGGCCTGGGGCAGCACACGGTGCTCGCAGGCCAGGATGCGTCCGCCCAGGGTCTGGCCGTCATCCTCGGGATAGGCGGGCACGGCAGCCTGGATGATCACCGGGCCGTGGTCCATGATCTCGTCCACGAAATGCACGGTGCAACCGGAGATGGCCACGCCGTAGTCGGCGGCGTCGCGCGGGCCGTGCACGCCGGGGAAGCTCGGCAGAAGGGCGGGGTGGATGTTGATCACCTTTCCGGGGAAGGCTCTCAGGAACTCGCCGGTGATCATACGCATGAACCCGGCCATGACCACGGCCTCGCCCCCGGCCTTGCGGATGGCCCGGATCATGGCCCGGTCGAACTCGGCCCGGTCCGGGTAGTCGGCGTGGGGGATGCAGACGTGGGGCAGCCGGTGCTTGCGGGCACGCTCCAGGCCGTAGGCGCCCTCCTTGTTGGAGAGCACCAGGGCGATGCGCGCATCGAGCGCCCCTTGCTCGATGCGGTCGATGAGGGCCTGAAGGTTGGACCCGGAGCCCGAAACCAGGACGGCGATGGGCAGCGCCACTATCAGCCCTGCACCACCGCGTCGGCCAGAGCCTTGGCCAGGGCCGGGATGGTGTACGCTTCAGGCTGGATATCCGGCTCGAAGCCATGCTTTTTCAGCGTTGCCGCCGTGATGGGGCCGATGCAGGCGATCTTCACCTTGGAGCGCAGGGGGGCGAGCCTGTCCGTCGGGATCATGGCGAAGAAGTTGTCCACCGTGGAGGAGCTGGTGAAGGTGAGGTAGTGGATCTCGCCTTCCTCGATGGCCGCCACCACCTCGTCCGGGTCCTGCTGGGCCAGCTTCGTCTCGTAGACCGGCAGCACCGTGACCTGAGCACCGGCGCGGGTGAGCTCCTCGGGGAGCACCTCGCGGGCCTGGGCAGCGCGGGGGATGAGCACCTTCTTGCCGCCGATCTGGAGGGCGAGCAGTCCTTCGACCACGGACTCCGCGATGAACTTCTCGGGAACGAAGTCGGCCTTGATGCCCCGGTCGAGCAGGGCCTGGGCCGTGGCGGGCCCGATGGCCGCCACCTTGAGCCCCCCCATGGCCCGGGCGTCCAGGCCCATGGCGGCAAGCTCGTGCCAGAAATATTTGACCCCGTTGGCCGAGGTGAACACCATCCAGTCGAAGCAGGAGAGGCTGCCCACGGCCTCGCGCACCGGGGCGGTGTCGGCCAGGGGAGCCACGTCGATGGTGGGGTATTCCCAGGTGCAGGCTCCCATGTCCTCCAGGATGCGCACCAGGTCGCTGGCCTGCTCGCGCGAGCGGGTGACCACCACGCCCTTGCCCAGAAGCGGGCGTTTTTCGAACCAGTTGAGCTTGTCGTGAAGCCCAACCACCTCGCCCACCACCAAAAGCGACGGGGCCTTGAAGCCCTGGCGCTTGGCCTCGGCCGGGATCTCCTCCAGGGTGGAGACCATGGAGCGGTGGCGGCAGGTGGTGCCCCAGCGCACCAGGGCTGCCGGGGTCTTGGGATCGCGGCCGCCGTCGATGAGGCGGCGGGAGATGTCGGTCAGGTTCTTGACGCCCATGAAGAAGATGAGCGTGGACGCGGCCTGGGCCAGGGCGGGCCAGTTGTGGGCGGACTCGTCCTTGGTGGGGTCCTCGTGGCCGGTGATGAAGCTCACGGAGGAGGCGAACTTGCGGTGGGTGATGGGGATGCCCGCATAGGCCGGGGCGGCCACGGCGCTGGTCACGCCGGGGATCACCTCGAAGGTGAGCCCCTCTTCCAGGAGTTCCTCGGCCTCTTCAGCGCCGCGCCCGAACACGTAGGGGTCGCCGCCCTTGAGGCGGGCAACCACCTTGCCCTCCTTGGCCTTGGCGACCAGGAGCTTGTTGATGTCGCCCTGGGGCAGGGTGTGGTCCCCGCCCTTCTTGCCCACGTAGATCACCTCGGCGTCGGGGCGTCGGAAGTCCAGGAAGGCCTTGTTGGCCAGGTAGTCGTAGACCAGCACGTCGGCGGTCTCCAGCACGCGCTTGGCCTTGAGGGTGAGAAGTCCCGGATCGCCGGGTCCCGCGCCGATGAGATAGACGTTGGGCATGTGTGTAAGCCTTGGGGCGTTGGCGTTTGTCAGGGCGGCCTCTCCGGTCGTGACCGGATGGGCCGCCCTGGTGTGGTCGTCAGGAAACGGCGGGTCGGGATGTCCGGCCCGCGTCGACGCGGTCGCTTTCCTAGCGGGGGCTATTCCTCGCGCAGGACGCTGTTGATGGTCACGGGCTCCACGGGAACGTCGTCGTGGAATCCGGCCCGGCGGGTGCGCACCTTCTTGATCTTGTTGACCACGTCCATGCCGTCCACAACCTTGCCGAACACGCAGTAGCCCCAGCCATCGGGGGTCTTGGACTTGTGGTTCAGGAAGTGGTTGTCGTTCACATTGATGAAGAACTGGGCGGTGGCGCTGTGGGGGTCCATGGTGCGGGCCATGGCCAGGGTGCCGGTGAGGTTCTCCAGGCCGTTGTCGGCCTCGTTGACCACGGGGGCGTTGGTGGGCTTTTCCTTCATGGTGACGTTCATGCCGCCACCCTGGATCATGAAGTTGTCGATGACCCTGTGGAAGATGGTGCCCTCGTAGAACCCGTCGTCCACATACTTGAGGAAGTTGGCCACGGTGGCGGGGGCCTTGTCGGGGTAGAGCTCGATAGTGATCAGGCCCATGGAGGTTTCCATTAGAACCATAGCGTTTCGCTCCTTGGCGTGGTCTTTCTTTGTCCGGGCGAAATAGCTCACATCCGGCCCGGAGTCCATCCCCGGCGCGCCCCGCAAGTCAATTGCGAAAATTGTAAAAACGTGTGGTTTTTGTGCAGGGGTGTGCTAGAAAGGAGCCAGTTCGTTTCTTACCAAGGAGAAAACGATGACCAAGGCCACCTGGGAGAAAGTGTTCGAGTACGCGTCCATGCCGGTACACGGCACGCTGTCGCGCAAGCTGCGCAAGGGGCTCAAAATCCAGATCAACGAGGGCAAGGTCTATGAGCAGGCCACCCTGTTTCTGGGCGAGGAGTTTTTGCGCGTGACCGAGAAGTCCGGCAAGGAGTCGGTCAACACCTATTACGGCTGGGAAAAGCTGGTGTGCGTGCGCACCATCGGGGAAACCGAGGAATAGGCGAGGGATAGACGCGTCCGAAAAAGCCCCCTCCGGACGGTCCGTCCGGAGGGGGCCTTCGTTTCTTGACAGGGACAGGAGGCGGCTAGCTGGAAGCGGTGACTTCCAGGACCTGCTCGATCACATAGTCCACCTGCTCGTCGCGCAGCTGCGTGTAGAAGGGCAGGGTGATGGTCCTGTCGCCGATGGCCTCGGCATTGGGGAAGTCCCCACGCCCAAAGCCGAATGTGTCCTTGAAGTAACTCAGCAGGTGGATGGCCCGGAAGTTCACGGCCACGCCGATACCGCGCTGCTGCAGGGCGTGGAGCGTGGCGTCGCGGCGGGCAGGGTCTGTCCAGATGGTGTAGAGGTGGTGGGCGCATTTGCCGACGACCTCGGGGCGGCCCAACCGGGGATGCCTGTCGAAAGCGTCCGCATACCGTTTCCAAAGGGCGTGGCGCTTTTCCCAGAGGGAATCGAGCCGGTCGATCTGGCCGACGAGCAGGGCCGCATGGATGTCGTCCAGGTTGCACTTCCAACCCAGTCGCTCCAAGTCGTAATGCGTGTACAGCTTGTGGTAGCGGTCCGCCGCTCCCTTGCTCATGCCGTGCAAGGCCACCATGCGCACCCGCGCGGCCAGGTCGGGATCGGAGGTCGCAAACGCCCCTCCCTCGCCGCAGGTGAGGTTCTTGGTGGCGTAGAAGCTGTAGCACGCGCAGGTACCCAGATGGCCGGGACGGTATCCGTCGCGCTGCCCCTCCACGCAATGGGCGCAGTCCTCGATGATGTAAAGGCCGTGCTTGTCGGCGAGGGCCTTTATGGAAGGCATGTCGCACAGAGTGCCGTACAGGTGGACGGGAATGACGGCCTTGGTGCGCGGGGTGACGGCCTTCTCGATGGCTTCCGGGGTGACGAGTCCGGTAGCCGCGTCCACGTCGACTATCACCGGCGTGGCCCCCGCGTGCATGACGGCGCTCGCGGTCGAAAGGAAGGTCATTGCCGGCACGATGACCTCGTCTCCAGGCCCGACCCCCAGGGCGACAAGGGCCATGTGCATGGCGGAAGTGCACGAATTCACCGCCACTACGTGCTCCAACCCGGTATAGTGGGAAAACTTGCGTTCAAATTCGGCGGTCACAGGGCCGGTTGACAGGAAAACGGAGTTCAGCACCTTCACCACGTTGGCGATGTCAGCCTCGTCCAGGGCGTGGCGGTAGAATTCGACTTTCATAGGTAGCCTAGGTGAGGTAAAAGGATTGATGCGATAATACAGTGTGTTGCCCTAAAGGTAGGCTACAGGTCATCGTACACCAACTCGATGAAATGATGCCCCGGCCCGACGGGAACTCCGACGGTGTTGCCGGGCGATTTCTCAGGGAGTACCCCTGCGCCGTCGACTCGGGCCTTCCAGAATGGATGGTAAGGAAGAGCAAAAGCGACAAGCCCGTCTGTCTTGACAGTTACGGAAGCAAATGCATGCTTAAGGGAATATGAACAGGATTCCACGGGCAGAATGTCCGTTGGATACGCCTGGATGGCCTGAACGCTGCACGAGGCTCCTGGAGCAGCCGGGTTGAGTTCGTATCCCGGCTGAACTCCTTCCGCCAGGGGCAGGGGCACATCAACGTCATTGTGCCCGGCGCCAAGGTAGATGCTCAGGGGGTGTTCCCCGCCCTTGAGAAGAAGATCGAACGGGCCGTCGCAGTCGACGACCATCCGCACGCGCAAGAGGTTCGGCCCAGGCCGCGCGCTCTCCATCGGGTACAAAGGGCCAAAGGTTTTCAGCTTGTGGCGCTCGAGCAGACCCATCCAGCGCGGCTTCACGCCATAGCGCATGCCCTCCGCTGGCGCTGAGAGAAAATGGGCCATCCCTGTGTATCCTCCGAACGTATAAAGACGCATTCCTTGAGGGAAGGCCGCGCCGGCGGGCAGGGCGGTTGGCGTCAGGGCGTAAGCCGGATCGTTCTCGACCTTTTCGGTAAAGGCCTGGTCCTGGAGGGCAAGAACGTACTTCACGCCCCAGAGGGCCATGAGCTCCGGCGGCAGCTGGTGCAGATAGGCAGCCGGCGAGGACGGGTGGCGGATGGACGACAACAGGAGCCCCTGGCCGATGGGAATGAAGCGATTATCAACGTGCGAATACATGGTGAGGGCATTGGGAAACACCCCCGAGGCCTTGTACTGCAGAACGGTAAACGGTTCGGTGGAGATATCGGCGAATACCGAGCCAAGCGCTGCATCCGCGTCGGCAGGCCCGGGGGAGCCTCCAAGAGGGGCCTGCGGCACGCGCCTGTAAACGGTGTAGATGTCGTCCTGATAGAAATTGTACGGCTCCCTGGGGAGGTCGCTCCCGGTGTCGAAGCGAGCGAGGGTTTCGTAGCGGGAATTCGAAAAAGGTGCCTGAAGAGGGTTCGTCTGCACCCACAAGACATAATCCGGCATGGCCTTCCCTGTTTCCTCGCCCTGGCGGCCTAGGGGGAGAATCCTGTGGCGGAAGGGGTCGGCTAGGAAACGGTCGTTGAACGTCAGGTGGTTCCCTGACGCGATCGGCAATCCGAGGGAGGTGCCTGGGGGTATGTTTCTGTCCACCCATGCTTGCGCCAGCTGCCTTGTGGAGGGCCCGGACAGATACCTGAGCACATTAATGTTGTTCGAAAATCCGTGGCCGATCAACACGATGACACATGCCCACGCAGTGAGATGCGCCAAGGGACGGCGGCGTGCCGCAGCCAGCGCACCGTCGAACAGAACAGCGATCAGCAGAAGCGTCAGCAAGGCTTGGCTGTAATAGTAGTAGGTGATGTTCAGGATCACGTGGTTGTGGGCGATCACCCAGAGAAACACCGGGTGCAGTAGGTAGAGGGCGACGAGGCAGGACCAGGGCGTGACAAGCCGTTTCTCGCGCAATGCGCGGTATCCGCCGTACGCCAGCGCTGGAAGGGCCAGCACTCCGAGGGCCCGGCCGAGAAAGGGCGCGAAGTGGGTCAGGCGAAACCAGATGGTGTAGCCGATGCCCCCCGGCAGGTCTTCTTTCGCGGGGATGGACGTATACCGGGTGATGAAGTCGAAGAAAATGAGAAAGCCGGGCAGAATCCTCGGATTCGCGACGACGAAGACCACAATGCCAAACAGGGCGGAACGCCAGAGAAGCTTGCGTTGTTCAGGTCCCCACAGCGAGTTCCAGCGGCGGTGCATGCCGCTGGCGGCACATACCGCCAAGGGGAAAACGGCAGACGCCATGGTGAACTTCATGGACGCGCCAAGCGAAAAGAACAGCACGGCAAGATAAAGATTGCGGGACCTGCCGTGCTTTTGAAATGCGAACTGGTGCAGCAGGGAAAGCATGGTGAGTGCAAAGACGACGCCGTCGGGCTTGAGGCGCAGCTCGAATCCAGTCAGGAAAGGCATCGCGGCTACGAGCCACGCGGCCAATTCGCCAGCTCTTCGGCTGAAGAAGTTGTTCAGGAGCCAAAAACAAGACAGCGGCAGAAGCGTCAGAACGGCAAGTTTGTAGAAGGCGAAAAGCTTGAATATCCGGCCCAACTCGCCCGGATAGAGCACGTACATGGAGCGGTCGTCGAAACGTTTGATCCAGCCGAGCTTCGCTCCCAGCCACATGACGGGCTTGGCCACGTGCAGAAGCGGGCCGCCGAAATTGGTGGCCACATCGAAGGTGTTCGTGGTGGGGCCGAAATACCACAGGGCATGCATGATGCTGACCTGGGCGTCGTCCTCGTAAGTGTTGACCGGGATGGCTTTTGACGTATTGAGAACATATCCTTCCGAATCTGAAACGCCGCGCATCTGCAGTATCGCGGAGACGTTCACGAAAACGAAGACCAGCAGGGCGATGCATACGGAGGGAGGCAGTCCATACGAGAGAGAGTCGTCTGTGTCGGCCATGGGTGTGCCTGTACTTTGCGCCTGCGTATTGAATGCGGACACGCCGTGCTAGCGCGACCGTGTCATGACAAGCGAGAGTTTCCTGCCCATCACCGGCCATTTGAAAATAAAAGCCGGGTTGTCGAACTCGACAAGTTCTTGAATTTCGAGGTTACCGGCAGACTGAATGAGGGAGATCAGCTCCTGCGTCGTCCGGACGTGCTCTCCCTCCTCCAAGCGCAGAATGAAACGCTCCAGAAGACCCGGCGCGGGATTGGTGGCGTAGTCGATGACGACTATCTTGCCATTCTCGGCCAGATACCGGGGCGTACTACGGAAAATGGAGATCAGTTCCTCGTTGGGAATGTGGTGGCAGGAGCCGCAAAAGAGGATGAAGTCGAAATGGCCTTCTAGGCCTTCCAGGGTGCGCACGTCCTGACAGATGAAGCGCATGTGCGGGTATGCAGCGAATCGTTTCCTGGCCGTGGCGATAGCGTCGGGATCGATGTCAACACCAAGGAATTCCTTAGTGTTGCCCGTGAAGTTGACGCTGTCCAGGCCCAGGGAGCACCCGACTTCCATGACCCTCGAGAAGCGGGGAAGATGGCGCAGGACGTACCGCTTCCTGAAAAGGACGCCACAAAGGACATACTGGACGAAAAGCCAGAGCCGGGGAAAGCGAGATTGGAGAGGGACGCTCATGTGCTGGAGTCGGATTTGGCCGGGGTGCTCGTCGTCTCTTCCATCACCAGCCAGGCCCGTTGCCGGGACGAATTGTGTTTCACCCGGTTGATCATGAAAGCGAGAACACCCATAAAGAAAAGATTGACGCCCAACGAGGCGATTTGAACAATGAAAAGGGTGGTGAACCCGGAAGGATCGATGACCTTGATCAACCGCAGGAATACGACCACCGCACCGGCCAACCCCATGATGAGCATGAGAAACAGGCCTAGGAC
The DNA window shown above is from Fundidesulfovibrio terrae and carries:
- a CDS encoding FMN-binding negative transcriptional regulator, producing the protein MYLPEIFREDRLEVLHALMRAHPLATLVTAGSGGLLANLAPFLVAVDGAKGTLRAHIAKANDQVNALREGCEALVVFQGPHAPITPSWYPSKAEHGKVVPTWNYAVVQARGRARVIDEPSWLRGQVEALTDSQESRRTAPWHVSDAPGEFIATMLKGIVGVEIVVDHIEGKWKVSQNRPEPDRRGVAEGLRRENADEDMARLVEQRIG
- a CDS encoding alpha-hydroxy-acid oxidizing protein, with translation MDMAALRKKAREEMKGYCRVCPVCDGRACAGEVPGMGGAGSGSAFFANLEALKAWRLNMRTIHGVKEADTTVSLFGKTLSMPILAAPMTGVVYNMGGRLAEDVYSEIIIAGCEAAGTMGMCGDGADPAMYAGGIKAIAAHNGHGVPFIKPRAQDAVLSLIRDAEEAKAVAVGMDIDGAGLITMALKGQPVGPKTFVELKELAASTNLPFIVKGVMTPDEAQLAVSAGAAAIVVSNHGGRVLDHTPGAAEVLPAIAAKVKGRAVILADGGVRTGADVLKLLALGADSALVGRPMAVAAFGGGVEGVAAWLGKMQGELVSAMLLTGTASVREVSPDILAARP
- a CDS encoding DHA2 family efflux MFS transporter permease subunit, giving the protein MSQTAQPWRPSVNLWVIAMSVMLPTIMEVLDTTMANVALPHMAGNLSASEDEATWVLTSYLVSNAIVLPMTGWLSVRMGRKRFLLTCVVLFTMASAMCGAATSMPMLILARILQGAAGGALQPLSQSILMESAPPEKRGVAMAIFGLGVVVAPVIGPTLGGWVTDNYSWRWMFYINLPVGVLAYLMCQTFVEDPPYLAEARKRMASVDYIGFAIMAVWLTTLQIVLDKGQREDWFEAPWILWFSVLSAVSMLAFIVWELKAEHPIVNLRVFKNANFATGTAMMTLLGMVLYATITLQPLFLQGLMGYSALDSGLALSPRGIGAIISMMIVGKLIGKVDSRILIGIGFTILAATSLHFAGINLDITSAHIAWPNVIMGLSLGLIFVPLTTTAMGGLPVEQMGNASGIFNLMRNIGGGVGISIVTTMISRDAQTHQNILCANMAPTNPVFQQYLHSITAFMAQSCDPVLAKAKALGVLQGLLGQQAALMAYIDNFRLLGIISIICIPGVLILRRAAKPAADVPMH
- a CDS encoding HlyD family secretion protein — encoded protein: MKEEVRSSAVNPRNGGAARKPRKPAAAVAAILALAALAVAGFWWWQARAFETTDDAFIAGHVTSVAPQVAGRVLTVLVEDNRRVAPGDVLIKLDKATFQVKLDQALANLNEAEQKLQEARSQHQVALAAADQAKADEASAQAQAGNAATDLARYNQLVHTGAVSQQARDNADTLSRTTSASLQSSRKRVAAAEAQAALAATQIQTSQAGVEKNKAAVEQAKLDLAYCEITSVVGGRVTKKAVEPGDYVQVGQSVLSVVQDDIWVVANFKETQLSGMLPGQIVDLVVDAYPGHAFKGHVDSIQAGTGAAFSLLPPQNATGNYVKVVQRVPVKIVFDLASAEAGMHLAPGMSVVPKVKVR
- a CDS encoding MarR family winged helix-turn-helix transcriptional regulator — its product is MILKELPSYQTLLEKAARYPTMDLLVTEAYLHVLRTGTILHHNAERRLGKLGLSYGRFMILCLLSRENEPVPVCKLAEMAGVTTPTVSAVLSGMVRDGLVRREESPEDRRVVRIGLTQEGQKVLDNVLPDLFLAQSDVMSGLTQDELRTLITLLSKVRLDAGQCAEEIPK
- the purN gene encoding phosphoribosylglycinamide formyltransferase, with product MALPIAVLVSGSGSNLQALIDRIEQGALDARIALVLSNKEGAYGLERARKHRLPHVCIPHADYPDRAEFDRAMIRAIRKAGGEAVVMAGFMRMITGEFLRAFPGKVINIHPALLPSFPGVHGPRDAADYGVAISGCTVHFVDEIMDHGPVIIQAAVPAYPEDDGQTLGGRILACEHRVLPQAVQWLATDRLRLEGRKVRVQPAPVPKAGEVPGALVNPPLELGF
- the cobA gene encoding uroporphyrinogen-III C-methyltransferase, yielding MPNVYLIGAGPGDPGLLTLKAKRVLETADVLVYDYLANKAFLDFRRPDAEVIYVGKKGGDHTLPQGDINKLLVAKAKEGKVVARLKGGDPYVFGRGAEEAEELLEEGLTFEVIPGVTSAVAAPAYAGIPITHRKFASSVSFITGHEDPTKDESAHNWPALAQAASTLIFFMGVKNLTDISRRLIDGGRDPKTPAALVRWGTTCRHRSMVSTLEEIPAEAKRQGFKAPSLLVVGEVVGLHDKLNWFEKRPLLGKGVVVTRSREQASDLVRILEDMGACTWEYPTIDVAPLADTAPVREAVGSLSCFDWMVFTSANGVKYFWHELAAMGLDARAMGGLKVAAIGPATAQALLDRGIKADFVPEKFIAESVVEGLLALQIGGKKVLIPRAAQAREVLPEELTRAGAQVTVLPVYETKLAQQDPDEVVAAIEEGEIHYLTFTSSSTVDNFFAMIPTDRLAPLRSKVKIACIGPITAATLKKHGFEPDIQPEAYTIPALAKALADAVVQG